A genomic stretch from Apis cerana isolate GH-2021 linkage group LG7, AcerK_1.0, whole genome shotgun sequence includes:
- the LOC108002485 gene encoding coiled-coil domain-containing protein 86, whose amino-acid sequence MTTDEKVISAEDILNNKSDISDTNTKDSDSINKKSKKVKTKKEKSLEEQIPKGKPKSGRIWKEQKKRFSSIVKTRGIRLSFDKKQKLKEDLKHVKEMSREIKAKKQAEKEAKKERRRANLKRAAENQRKSEIVQVITNTAKLKKIKKKHLRMIQKRDTLNF is encoded by the exons ATGACGACTGACGAGAAGGTAATTAGCGCAgaagatatattgaataataagtcAGATATTTCAGACACGAATACAAAAGATTCGGATAGTATCAATAAGAAatctaaaaaagtaaaaaccaagaaagaaaaatcattagaAGAACAAATTCCTAAAGGAAAACCAAAATCTGGTAGGATATGgaaagaacaaaagaaaag gtTTTCTTCTATTGTTAAAACACGTGGTATACGAttatcttttgataaaaaacaaaaattaaaagaagatctAAAACATGTTAAAGAAATGTCACGGgaaataaaagcaaaaaagcAAGCGGAAAAggaagcaaaaaaagaaagaagaagagccAATTTGAAACGTGCTGCAGAGAATCAGAGAAAGAGTGAAATTGTACAAGTT atcacAAATactgcaaaattgaaaaagattaagaagAAACATCTCAGAATGATACAAAAAAGAGATACActcaatttttag